DNA sequence from the Streptomyces sp. NBC_01264 genome:
TCTCCTTCGCCGGATCGCTCGGCGTGCTGTTCGCCGGAGCGGGAGCCGGAGCCGGAGCGGGCCCGCGCAGCAAGGGCGCGGGTACGGGTACCGGCACGGCCGCCCCCGTCTCCGGCCGCGGTTACGGCCCGCTCGTGGCCGACCCCGCCGGGCTGCTCGATTTGCCCGCCGGATTCACGTACCGCGTCCTGTCGCGCGCCGGCGACCCACTGCGCTCGGGCGAGGGCACCGTCCCCGGCAACTTCGACGGCATGGCCGCCTTCGACGCCGGGCAGGGCCGCGTCCGGCTCGTGCGCAACCACGAGAACCGCACCACCGCCGCCCTGCGGGTCCCTCCCGTCGAGGGGCTCACCTACGACCCGTACGCCCTCGGCGGCTGCACCCTCCTCGACCTGGACCCGGCCGGCCGGGTCACCTCCGAGCGCGTCGCCCTGGCCGGCACCGCCGTCAACTGCGCGGGCGGCCGTACTCCCTGGAACACCTGGCTGTCCTGCGAGGAGACCGAGGACCGGGCCGGCACCGCCGGCTACACCCGAGACCACGGCTACGTCTTCGAGGTCGACCCCGCCGACCCCCGCCGCTCCGGCGCCGTCCCGCTCACCGCGATGGGCCGCTTCGCGCACGAGGCCGTCGCCGTGGACCCGTACCGCGGTGTGGTCTACGAGACGGAGGACGCCTTCATCGAACCCTTCGGGCTGTTCTACCGGTTCCTGCCCGCCCGCCCCCTCGGCGGACTCGGCTCCCTGCGCGCGGGCGGCGAGCTGGAGGCCCTGCGGGTCCCCGGACTGGCGAACCTGGCGGTGGTGGACGAGCCCGGGGCCGAGTTCCCGGTGGAGTGGGTGCCCGTCCCGGACCCGTCCGCGTCCGGGACCCCGATCCGGCTCCAGGACTTCGGCCCGGGCGGGATCACCCACGCCCAGAAGCTGGAGGGCTGCTACTGGGGCGACGGCGGCGTCCACTTCGTCTCCAGCTACTCCCGCACCGGCGAGGGCGCCCCCGCCGACCACCACGGCCAGGTGTGGTTCTACGATCCGCGGCGCGCGCGGCTCCGGCTGGACGTGGTCTTCGGCCCGGCCGCCGACGTCCAGCTGCCCGGCGACTCCCCCGACAACATCTGCCTGGCCCCCGACGGCGGACTGATGGTGTGCGAGGACGGCGGCGGCGCGCAGTACGTCTTCGGCGTGACCCCCGGCGGCGAGGTCTACCCGATGGCCCACAACGCCGACGACATCGGGAAGCCGGGGGCGCCGGAGTGGGGCGAGTTCGCCGGGGTCACCTTCTCCCCGGACGCCCGGACCATGTACGTGAACGCGTACACGCCCGGGACCACCTTCGCGGTGACGGGTCCCTGGCGCTGAGCCGTCACACCTGTTACCGCCCCTGCTGCCCGCACTGCCTTACGGCCCGACCGCACCGCCTTCCGGCCCGCCCGGCCTGGCCTTTCGTCACGTCGCGGTCCACCGCGTTGTGGAGGAGGATCGTATGGAGTCGACGGATCGAGGTAGTAGCGGTGGCCAAGAAGGACAGCAAGTCCACCAAGGGCGCCAAGGGCGAGAAGGCGAAGCCCGGGGCATCGGCCAAGGCGGAGAAGGTGGAGAAGGCGGCCAAGGCTGAGAAGGCGGGCAAGGCGGACAGGCCGGCCAAGGCGAAGCCCGAGGCCGAGGCGACGGCCAGGGCCGCCAAGGGCGCCGGCTCCGAGAAGCCCGCCAAGGCGCCGAAGGTCCGCAAGACCCCCCAGGCCACCGCCGAGAAGGCCGCGGAACCGGCCCCGGCCGCCAAGGGCGAGAAGGCCGAGCCCGCAGCCGGCGGCGGGAAGCCCAAGTCCAAGCCCCTCTCCCTGCGCGAGCTGCTCCGCATCTCCGCCGAGAACGGCAAAGGCTCCAAGGGCGCCGCCCGCAAGTCCGCGGGCCACGGCCTCGGGTACGAGTACGGGTACGACACCCCCCTGAGCCCCCTGCTCCGCGTCCCCACCGGCGAGCGCGTCGACCTCGGGTCCTTCCACCCCGGAGGGACCCCGGCCGGTCCCACCGACAAGGCCGCCGGCGTGGCGGCCACCGCCCAGATGGGTGAACGGCTCGCCTCCCTCCAGGAACGGCTCTACGCGGCCAGCACCGCGGGCGACCGCCGCCGGGTCCTGCTCGTGCTCCAGGGCATGGACACCAGCGGCAAGGGCGGCACCGTCAAGCACGTGATCGGCCTGTTCAACCCCTCGGGCTGCCGGATCAAGGCCTTCAAGGCCCCCACGCCGGAGGAGCAGAACCACCCCTTCCTCTGGCGCGTCATGAAGGCGCTCCCCCAGCCGGGCGAGATCGGCATCTTCGACCGTTCGCACTACGAGGACGTCCTCATCGCCCGCGTCCGCGACCTGGTGCCGCGCAGTCAGCTGGGCCGCCGCTACGCGCAGATCAACCGGTTCGAGAAGTCCCTCGCCGGCGACGGCGTCACCGTGGTGAAGGTCTTCCTCCACATCGGCTACGAGGAGCAGCGCAAGCGGCTCGTGGAGCGGCTCGACAACCCGGACAAGCACTGGAAGTTCAACGTGGGCGACATCGAGGAGCGCTCGGTGTGGCCCGCGTACCAGCAGGCGTACGAGCTGGCCCTGGAGCGCTGCTCCACGGACGCCGCGCCCTGGTACGTCGTCCCCTCGGACCGGAAGTGGTACCGCAACTGGGCGATCAGCAAACTGCTGCTGGAGCATCTGGAGGGCATCGCTCCGCAGTACCCGAAGGGTGACTTCGACGTGGAGGAGTGCCGCACCCGTCTGCTTGCCACATAGTCATATATTTTGCGCATGTGACCATCTCAGTGCGCAGGACGGCTGCCGTCGCGGCCGTAGCAGCTCTCAGTGCCGCCCTCGCCGCGTGCGGGGGCGGCGCCGCTACCCCGGGCGCCGGCGGCCAGGCCCGGATGGGAGTCTCCGCGGCCCCCTCCGCCCCGGCCTCCGCCTCCCCTTCCACCGCGGGCTCCGCCGCCCCGCCGGCGAGCCCCCGGAGCAGTCCGCCGGCTTCCCCGCAGGCCGGCGCCCCCGACAAGGTGCCGACCATGGCTCCTGGTCCGGGCGGTCTGACCCCCGTCTTCGACCGCGCGAAGCAGCGGACCGACAAGACGGTCGCGCTGACCTTCGACGCCGACATGACCTCCGACCAGGGGCCGCGCGCGGCGGGCGGGGAACACTTCGACAACCCGCAGCTGATCTCCACGCTGCGCAGCCTCAAGGTGCCCTCGACGGTCTTCATGACGGGCCGCTGGGCCGAGGAGTACCCGGACCAGGCGAAGTCCATCGGCACGGACCCGAACTTCGAGATCGCGAACCACTCGTACAGCCACCACGCCTTCAAGTCCCCGTGCTACGGGCTCCCCACCCTCGACGAGGCCGCCGCCCGCGCCGACGTGGACCGGGCCTTCGAGGCCTTCCGCAAGGCGGGCGCGGTCAACACCGTCCCGTACTTCCGCTTCCCCGGCGGCTGCTACGACGACCAGGCGCTGCGGGCGATCTCCACGGCCAAGGTCACGGCCGTCCAGTGGGACGTGGTCAGCGGGGACGCGTTCGCGAAGGATCCCGACGCGGTGGCCGAACAGGTCCTGGCCGGGGTGAAGCCCGGCTCGGTCGTGGTCATGCACTGCACGCGCAGCGCCGCCCCGGTCACCGAGGAGGCCATCCGCACGATCGTCCCGGAGCTGCGCAAGCGCGGCTACCGCTTCGTCAAGGTCTCCGACCTCATCGGGAAGTAGCCCGCGGCCCCCTGCTCCGGCCTCAGCCGGAGCAGGCCGTGCGCTGCGCGTCCTGCCATTCGCACACCGGGCACAGCACCACGCCCGGTGTCGCGACCCCGTACTCGGTGGGCTTCCCGCACTCCACGCAGTCGGCGTAGGGCGGCCCGGGCACCCGCCCGGCGGGGGCCGCGGGGGCGGGACAGTACGAAGGGTCGGAGGTATCGGGCGCGTGCTGCTCCGTCTGGTCCATGCGTACGAGCCTACCCAGCTCACCGTGCGTGCGGTCAGTGGGCGGCGGCCGACTCGGTGGCCTCGCTCGGGCGGACGATGACGAACCCCTCGCCGCTGAGCTTCAGCTGGACGGCCTCGCCGGAGCCGCCGCGGATCATCGAGCCGACGGACTGGGAACGGTGCAGCGCCGTCTCCAGGCGGGCGCTCCAGCCGACCACCGCGTCGGTGTCCACGTAGACCGGGCTCTGCGGGGTGACCGGGATGACGATCGGGTTCCCGTCGCAGACAACGGCGAGCTTTCCGGTGCCGGTGAAGAGGCTGTTGAAGAGGCCGCCGCCGGTCATGCCGGCGCCCTTGAGCATCTTTATCTCGTAGCCGAGGGTCGGGTCGAAGCACAGGACGTTGCGGCCGTTGACGGTGAGCGCGTCGCCGGGCTCGAACTCGATGATGAAGCAGTGGCCTGCCCGGTGCGCGAACCAGGCCTCGCCCTGCCCGCGTACGGACATCAGCGCGAGCCCCTCGCCCGTGACGGCGCGCTTGAGCATGCCGCCGATGCCCTGTCCCTTGCGCTCGAACTGCAGGTTCCCCCGGAAGGCGACCATCGAGCCCTGGCGGGCGAGCATCTCACCGTTGACGGCGTACTTCACTGACGTGGCGTTCTGCAGGGTCATACCGGGCACGGCGGACGCCTCGGCCTGGTTCCCGGACGCGAAAAGGTCGCTCTTCATGCCGTCGATCCTCGCCCGCCGCGGGCCCCTCGGGCATCAGCCTGGAGGCGGAGGCTGGCATCCTTGGCCGGATGAGCACCGAGGACACGCGCCACAGCACCCTTGTACCCGCAGTACCCGCAGTCGGGTCCGACAGCCCCTTCCGGCAGGAGCGGATCGCCCGCGACGACGCACCGCAGTACGTCCTCCCGCTGGTCGTGCGGATCGAGAAGACGGAGCCGCCGGCCCGGACCGACGCCCTGGAGACGGCCGCCCGCGCGGTGCTCGTCCTGCTCACCGACGAGCGGTCGGCCGGCGAGGGCGAGTGGGCGGCGGCGGTCCGGGACTGGCAGGACGCGCGGATCCGCAAGGTGGTGCGCAGGGCGCGCGGGGCGGAGTGGCGCAAGGCCGGGACCCTGCCGGGCCTCACGGTGCACGGCGCGGACTCGGAGGTACGGGTCTTCCCGCCGATCCCGCTCGACGGCTGGCCCAAGGAGCTGGCCAAGCTCCAGGTGTCGGGCACCGACCTGGACGACCCGGAGCCGGTCGCCCCGGCGGAGGCCGGGCTGCCGGTCCTCTGGCTCAACCCGGACCTGGACATGTCGGCCGGCAAGGCCATGGCCCAGGCCGGGCACGCGGCGCAGCTCGCGTGGTGGGAACTGACCGGCCCGGAGCGGACCGCGTGGCGGGAGTCCGGCTTCCGGCTGGCCGTACGGACGGCCGCGCGCGAGCGGTGGACGGAGCTGTCCGGGAGCGGGCTGCCGGTGGTCCGGGACGCGGGGTTCACGGAGATCGC
Encoded proteins:
- a CDS encoding PPK2 family polyphosphate kinase; translation: MSPLLRVPTGERVDLGSFHPGGTPAGPTDKAAGVAATAQMGERLASLQERLYAASTAGDRRRVLLVLQGMDTSGKGGTVKHVIGLFNPSGCRIKAFKAPTPEEQNHPFLWRVMKALPQPGEIGIFDRSHYEDVLIARVRDLVPRSQLGRRYAQINRFEKSLAGDGVTVVKVFLHIGYEEQRKRLVERLDNPDKHWKFNVGDIEERSVWPAYQQAYELALERCSTDAAPWYVVPSDRKWYRNWAISKLLLEHLEGIAPQYPKGDFDVEECRTRLLAT
- a CDS encoding alkaline phosphatase PhoX; this translates as MNLSRRSLLAAASVSFAGSLGVLFAGAGAGAGAGPRSKGAGTGTGTAAPVSGRGYGPLVADPAGLLDLPAGFTYRVLSRAGDPLRSGEGTVPGNFDGMAAFDAGQGRVRLVRNHENRTTAALRVPPVEGLTYDPYALGGCTLLDLDPAGRVTSERVALAGTAVNCAGGRTPWNTWLSCEETEDRAGTAGYTRDHGYVFEVDPADPRRSGAVPLTAMGRFAHEAVAVDPYRGVVYETEDAFIEPFGLFYRFLPARPLGGLGSLRAGGELEALRVPGLANLAVVDEPGAEFPVEWVPVPDPSASGTPIRLQDFGPGGITHAQKLEGCYWGDGGVHFVSSYSRTGEGAPADHHGQVWFYDPRRARLRLDVVFGPAADVQLPGDSPDNICLAPDGGLMVCEDGGGAQYVFGVTPGGEVYPMAHNADDIGKPGAPEWGEFAGVTFSPDARTMYVNAYTPGTTFAVTGPWR
- a CDS encoding aminoacyl-tRNA hydrolase codes for the protein MSTEDTRHSTLVPAVPAVGSDSPFRQERIARDDAPQYVLPLVVRIEKTEPPARTDALETAARAVLVLLTDERSAGEGEWAAAVRDWQDARIRKVVRRARGAEWRKAGTLPGLTVHGADSEVRVFPPIPLDGWPKELAKLQVSGTDLDDPEPVAPAEAGLPVLWLNPDLDMSAGKAMAQAGHAAQLAWWELTGPERTAWRESGFRLAVRTAARERWTELSGSGLPVVRDAGFTEIAPGSCTVVADHPALRARL
- a CDS encoding polysaccharide deacetylase family protein, coding for MTISVRRTAAVAAVAALSAALAACGGGAATPGAGGQARMGVSAAPSAPASASPSTAGSAAPPASPRSSPPASPQAGAPDKVPTMAPGPGGLTPVFDRAKQRTDKTVALTFDADMTSDQGPRAAGGEHFDNPQLISTLRSLKVPSTVFMTGRWAEEYPDQAKSIGTDPNFEIANHSYSHHAFKSPCYGLPTLDEAAARADVDRAFEAFRKAGAVNTVPYFRFPGGCYDDQALRAISTAKVTAVQWDVVSGDAFAKDPDAVAEQVLAGVKPGSVVVMHCTRSAAPVTEEAIRTIVPELRKRGYRFVKVSDLIGK
- a CDS encoding AIM24 family protein; this translates as MKSDLFASGNQAEASAVPGMTLQNATSVKYAVNGEMLARQGSMVAFRGNLQFERKGQGIGGMLKRAVTGEGLALMSVRGQGEAWFAHRAGHCFIIEFEPGDALTVNGRNVLCFDPTLGYEIKMLKGAGMTGGGLFNSLFTGTGKLAVVCDGNPIVIPVTPQSPVYVDTDAVVGWSARLETALHRSQSVGSMIRGGSGEAVQLKLSGEGFVIVRPSEATESAAAH